GCGGAGACGGTGTCCGCGAAGACGATCGAGACGGGCGGGATGCGGCCGTCCTCGAAGTAGGACTCCCACAGCAGCGCGACGACGAGGAGGGCGACGACGAAGCCGATGATCGCCGAGTAGTACTGCTGGCGGCGGCCGGACTGCTCGTAGGCGGCGTAGCCCGGGCGGCGCGAGTGGATCTTGCGCAGCACCCAGCCGGCCTTGAAGTCGTAGCCCATGTCCGCGAAGGCCGGACCGGTGGCGGCGCAGTAGCCGACGAGGACGACGAGCGGGACCTCGGGCAGCCCGACGACGAGGCCGATGACGAGGAAGATGAGCGTGACGGCGAACGCCGGGAACCAGCCCGAGTGCATGGCCGCGAGGCCCACGATGATCTCGTGGATGAAGGCGGCGAGGGCGGCGAAGAGCACCCAGCCGATGAGGGCCGGAACGGACATCTCAGTGTGGAGGCCCGCGAGCAGCGCGAGGACGACGGCGCCGGCGATGAAGAGCACGACGCCGGAGCCGAGGCCGCGGCCGAGCTCCTGCGGCGTGCGCGAGTCGGCGTCGGCGGGGTCCGGGTCACCGGCGTCGGCGGCGACGGCGCCCGTGGCGGCGGCCCGGGTCTTGTGCCGGCCCGTGAAGATGAGGACGGCCTGGACAAGGGCGACGAGGCCGGCCCCGACCATGATCCCGTGGGGGATGTAGTTGCCGGAGAGGGAGACGTCGGCGAGCGCCGGCACGAGCGTGAGGTACTGGTTGATGAGCAGCCCGGTGCCGAGCATGAGGAGCGCCGCGACGTTGCCGATGAACGCCACGCCGGCGGCGGAGGCGGACAGGCCGAACCAGGCGAGGGCCGCGCCGACGACGCCGCCGCCGATGAGGATCTTCGCGCGGCGCCCGCCCTCGTCCCCGGCCTTGATCGTCTCGGCCGACGCGACGCCCGGGGGCCAGGCGGCGGTCGCCGGCAGGAACCGGGAGCCGAACGTCTTGAAGAGCACCCACGAGTCCACGCCGAGGCCGACGGCGGCACCGAGGAGGAGGGGCCACACGAGGTCGACCCG
The sequence above is a segment of the Georgenia faecalis genome. Coding sequences within it:
- a CDS encoding OPT/YSL family transporter codes for the protein MSSETRDATIDAPLTHPSAFSPRTILVTVALSVVGAFVGLHLVTTLGISANTSIIGALIAMLLGRVGIWGFHEFRDTNRQNLAQTAISSATFGAANALLTPIAIAWAFGRVDLVWPLLLGAAVGLGVDSWVLFKTFGSRFLPATAAWPPGVASAETIKAGDEGGRRAKILIGGGVVGAALAWFGLSASAAGVAFIGNVAALLMLGTGLLINQYLTLVPALADVSLSGNYIPHGIMVGAGLVALVQAVLIFTGRHKTRAAATGAVAADAGDPDPADADSRTPQELGRGLGSGVVLFIAGAVVLALLAGLHTEMSVPALIGWVLFAALAAFIHEIIVGLAAMHSGWFPAFAVTLIFLVIGLVVGLPEVPLVVLVGYCAATGPAFADMGYDFKAGWVLRKIHSRRPGYAAYEQSGRRQQYYSAIIGFVVALLVVALLWESYFEDGRIPPVSIVFADTVSAGLTNPDAVMNLLLWAIPGALIQALGGSSRQMGIMLATGMLLTQPYACWLIFAALAIRIIVRRVKGAKAEEELALVGAGLIAGDAIASIGKIVRT